Proteins encoded in a region of the Halarcobacter mediterraneus genome:
- a CDS encoding hybrid sensor histidine kinase/response regulator, protein MPKPTILIVDDNQSNIKILVEFLCTEFEIIVSMSGEEALSIVQKERIDLILLDIFMPKMDGFEVCKRINENHEKYYIPIIFVTASNSDDDIEKGFTLGAVDYITKPFRKIEIISRVKTHILLQDYKNNLEDRVKEEIEKNKLKEKIMFHQSKLISTGEMINSIAHQWRQPLNSINSAVMGVDTLLMQKNIFCKEINQKLEEIEIQTQYMSKTIEDFSNYLNPNKNKANHKLKKIIKKSLTILRTKFSKNKIAYEIIEKSDAEIFCIEGEIIQVLIVLINNAIDALKENKISNPKIELIIDEKKLIISDNAGGIKSNIDKIFLPYFSTKKAQEGLGIGLYLAKTIIEDSNNGKITVKNNDLGAEFTIKFN, encoded by the coding sequence ATGCCTAAACCTACAATACTAATAGTTGATGATAATCAATCAAATATAAAAATACTTGTTGAGTTTTTATGTACTGAGTTTGAAATAATAGTATCTATGTCTGGAGAAGAAGCTTTATCAATTGTTCAAAAAGAAAGAATAGATTTAATTCTATTAGATATTTTTATGCCAAAGATGGATGGATTTGAAGTTTGTAAAAGAATAAATGAAAACCATGAAAAATACTACATACCAATTATATTCGTAACTGCTAGTAATAGTGATGATGATATAGAAAAAGGTTTTACCCTTGGGGCTGTTGATTATATTACTAAACCTTTTAGAAAAATTGAAATAATTTCAAGAGTAAAAACACATATATTATTACAAGATTATAAAAACAATTTAGAAGATAGAGTAAAAGAAGAAATAGAAAAGAATAAATTAAAAGAAAAAATTATGTTTCATCAATCTAAATTAATAAGTACAGGGGAAATGATTAATAGTATTGCCCATCAATGGAGACAACCTTTAAACTCAATAAACTCTGCAGTAATGGGAGTAGATACACTATTAATGCAAAAAAATATATTTTGCAAAGAAATAAATCAAAAACTAGAAGAAATAGAAATACAAACGCAATATATGTCTAAAACAATAGAAGACTTTAGTAACTATCTAAATCCTAATAAAAACAAAGCAAATCATAAACTAAAAAAAATCATAAAAAAAAGTTTGACTATTTTAAGAACAAAATTCTCAAAAAATAAAATTGCCTATGAAATCATAGAAAAAAGTGATGCAGAGATATTCTGTATAGAAGGAGAAATTATTCAAGTTTTAATAGTGTTAATTAATAATGCTATTGATGCACTAAAAGAAAATAAGATTTCAAACCCTAAAATAGAACTTATTATTGATGAAAAAAAATTGATTATTTCTGATAATGCTGGAGGAATAAAATCAAATATTGATAAAATCTTTTTACCCTACTTCAGTACAAAAAAAGCACAAGAAGGCTTAGGAATAGGTTTATATCTAGCAAAAACAATAATTGAAGACTCTAATAACGGGAAAATAACTGTTAAGAATAATGATTTAGGAGCTGAATTTACAATTAAATTTAATTAA
- a CDS encoding response regulator transcription factor has product MMKITPNNKKTFKIILKHLNILYLEDEKNIRKNITETLNLIAFKVFDVESINDAIKVLEKERINIIISDINLKEENGLSFIKSLREKYIDIPIILLTAYTDKNYLLEATKLKLVDYLIKPTDFNTLNNSLNKAAEEIYLNGKFIINFSNNISYDVLHKTLFLENEKKELELTAKEIELLDLLIENHNKVLEYEIIKDIIWKDSIDITDSALKNLVNKLRKKIGKDTIKNISGVGFKINF; this is encoded by the coding sequence ATGATGAAAATTACACCCAATAATAAAAAAACTTTTAAAATTATTCTAAAACACCTAAATATTCTATACTTAGAGGATGAAAAAAATATTAGAAAAAATATAACTGAGACTTTAAATCTTATTGCATTTAAAGTTTTTGATGTAGAATCTATTAATGATGCAATAAAAGTATTAGAAAAAGAAAGAATTAATATTATTATTTCTGATATTAATTTAAAAGAAGAAAATGGTTTATCATTTATTAAGTCTCTAAGAGAAAAATATATTGATATTCCAATAATTTTATTAACAGCATACACTGATAAAAACTATTTACTAGAAGCAACTAAATTAAAACTTGTTGATTACTTGATAAAACCAACCGATTTTAATACACTTAATAATTCTTTAAACAAAGCTGCGGAAGAAATATATCTTAATGGCAAATTCATAATTAATTTTTCAAATAATATTTCTTATGATGTTTTACATAAAACATTATTTCTTGAAAATGAAAAAAAAGAGTTAGAATTAACAGCAAAAGAAATAGAACTATTAGACTTATTAATTGAAAACCATAATAAAGTTTTAGAATATGAAATAATAAAAGACATCATATGGAAAGATTCCATAGATATTACAGATTCAGCATTAAAAAATCTAGTGAATAAATTAAGAAAAAAAATAGGGAAAGATACTATTAAGAATATCTCTGGAGTAGGTTTTAAAATTAACTTCTAA
- the ilvD gene encoding dihydroxy-acid dehydratase, which translates to MRSNEIKKGYDRTPHRSLLRATGLKDEDFDKPFIGVANSFIELIPGHFFLDKVSQIIKEEIKANGCVPFEFNTIGVDDGIAMGHDGMLFSLPSRELIANSIETVMNAHKLDAMIAIPNCDKIVPGMIMGALRVDVPTIFVSGGPMQKGHTKEGTPIDLATAFEAVGKYEKGDMNEEELKDIECNACPSGGSCSGMFTANSMNTLMEAMGIALPGNGTILALTPQREELYRKAARRICEIAKDNQARDKYKLTNILNENAVRNAFAVDMAMGGSSNTVLHMLAIAKEAKVNFNLENINDISKRVSHIAKISPSLSTVHMEDINKAGGVNAVMKEMTKRGDDILIDNPTISGETLYEKIKDAYIKDTNIIHTIDNPYSKVGGLAILYGNLAQQGAVIKTAGITGDRVFTGKAVCFNGQPEAIKGIVEGKVQAGDVVVIRYEGPRGGPGMQEMLAPTSLIMGMGLGDKVALITDGRFSGATRGASIGHVSPEAAEGGMIGLLKDGDEIHIDVDQYILSVNLTDEEIEKRKAEFKPLKKPLNSSWLGQYRALVTNASSGAVLKTDL; encoded by the coding sequence TTGAGAAGTAACGAGATAAAAAAAGGTTATGATAGAACACCACATAGGTCTCTATTAAGGGCTACTGGATTAAAAGATGAAGATTTTGACAAACCTTTTATTGGTGTTGCAAATTCTTTTATTGAATTAATCCCTGGTCACTTTTTCTTAGATAAAGTATCTCAAATCATCAAAGAAGAGATTAAAGCAAATGGATGTGTTCCATTTGAATTTAATACAATTGGAGTTGATGATGGTATTGCAATGGGACATGATGGTATGTTATTTTCACTTCCATCAAGGGAACTTATAGCAAATTCTATTGAAACAGTAATGAATGCTCATAAATTAGATGCAATGATTGCTATTCCAAATTGTGATAAAATTGTACCAGGTATGATTATGGGTGCTTTAAGAGTTGATGTTCCAACTATATTTGTTAGTGGTGGACCAATGCAAAAAGGTCATACTAAGGAAGGTACACCTATTGATTTAGCAACTGCTTTTGAAGCTGTTGGTAAATATGAAAAAGGTGATATGAATGAAGAAGAGTTAAAAGATATTGAATGTAATGCCTGTCCAAGTGGTGGTTCATGTTCTGGTATGTTTACAGCAAACTCAATGAATACATTAATGGAAGCTATGGGTATTGCACTTCCAGGAAATGGAACTATCTTAGCTTTAACTCCCCAAAGAGAAGAATTATATAGAAAAGCAGCTAGAAGAATTTGTGAAATAGCTAAAGATAATCAAGCAAGAGATAAATATAAATTAACAAATATATTAAATGAAAATGCCGTAAGAAATGCTTTTGCTGTTGATATGGCAATGGGTGGAAGTTCAAATACTGTTTTACATATGTTAGCAATTGCAAAAGAAGCAAAAGTAAACTTTAACCTTGAGAATATCAATGATATATCTAAAAGAGTTTCTCACATTGCAAAAATTTCTCCATCTTTATCAACTGTTCACATGGAAGATATTAATAAAGCTGGTGGAGTAAATGCAGTTATGAAAGAAATGACTAAAAGAGGTGATGATATCTTAATTGATAACCCTACTATCTCAGGAGAAACACTTTATGAAAAAATTAAAGATGCTTATATTAAAGATACAAATATTATTCACACAATTGATAACCCCTACTCTAAAGTTGGTGGATTAGCTATTCTTTATGGTAATTTAGCTCAACAAGGTGCAGTTATTAAGACAGCAGGTATCACAGGAGATAGAGTTTTTACAGGAAAGGCTGTATGCTTCAATGGGCAACCTGAAGCAATCAAGGGAATCGTTGAAGGTAAAGTTCAAGCAGGAGATGTTGTTGTAATTAGATATGAGGGACCTAGAGGTGGCCCTGGTATGCAAGAGATGTTAGCCCCAACTTCACTTATTATGGGTATGGGACTTGGAGATAAAGTTGCATTAATTACAGATGGAAGATTTTCAGGTGCTACAAGAGGAGCTTCTATTGGTCATGTATCTCCTGAGGCAGCAGAAGGAGGAATGATTGGATTACTAAAAGATGGTGATGAAATTCATATAGATGTAGACCAATATATTTTATCAGTTAATCTAACTGATGAAGAAATAGAGAAAAGAAAAGCAGAATTTAAACCACTTAAAAAACCCCTTAATTCTTCTTGGTTAGGACAATATAGAGCTCTTGTAACAAATGCAAGTAGTGGGGCTGTTTTAAAAACAGACTTATAA
- a CDS encoding methyl-accepting chemotaxis protein, with product MKKSSILKRSSFITILVTVITLLISFFILNSYKNNIKKDVYLKQANSLKSDLVNNLQHKFDVGISNAISISNDGILKEALSTNNRDLAIKALAKLSKNMKNHTPFKNIKVHIHTKDNHSFLRNWKVEKFGDDLSSFRDSVVKVNSSKTTVNTFEVGKAGLSIRSVVPIINYNKEHLGSLEFMQGVNSVAKIFDKRKDNFLLLMDNKLAVAKLDEKKQFHNYTISQKFINKEFLDDANKINIKKLLEENYLVSNKYLYTYTTLKDFNNKEVGIALVARPLSIVNVAIDKATFLIFIALIILVIALLTTMFINIFNMKNSIITPIKRLKKAIDNVKEDNSSKQIPVGVNDEIGQVVSSFNEYLDSIEKGLRQDRLVIDETKQIIEKVNSGLYNDRIKQKADSEEINSLVTEINNMIDKSRENLTILSETLVALSKAKYDHKIPNIKNSTGMIASLISGTKVTQSTMNEVMALIDSSNRKLTSSADELTSASQDLSNSSNEQAAALEETAAAIEEITSTINQSNENTSKMAEYAKKVTISTQEGKNLATQTSKSMDELNEEVTTIHEAITVIDQIAFQTNILSLNAAVEAATAGEAGKGFAVVAGEVRNLANRSAEAAKQIKELVDSATQKAKTGKNVAGEMIHGYNELNHDIETTIELITSVTNATKEQNEAMNQINDTVNSLDKATQQNASLASNIYEMAHETKDLALQLQDAVNKTSFDANSKKRICEPNLIFDLNSLKSDHINFKNMNFNQCAPGKNFTVKNHHECDLGKWIDQVEKDPNQNFSKMPEWEDFKNAHEKVHSLVQKTVNLYGNKGENKEIFETTEDVEKNINLVFDYIDKIRENNCS from the coding sequence ATGAAAAAGTCGTCAATTTTAAAGAGGTCTTCTTTTATAACTATTTTAGTTACAGTTATAACATTACTAATTAGTTTTTTTATTCTTAATTCATATAAAAACAATATAAAAAAAGATGTTTATTTAAAACAAGCTAATTCTTTAAAAAGTGATTTAGTAAATAATCTTCAGCATAAATTTGATGTGGGTATTTCAAATGCTATATCAATTTCAAATGATGGTATATTAAAAGAAGCATTATCAACAAATAATAGAGATTTAGCAATTAAAGCTTTAGCTAAATTATCAAAAAACATGAAAAATCATACTCCTTTTAAAAATATAAAAGTACATATCCATACAAAAGACAATCACTCTTTTTTAAGAAATTGGAAAGTTGAAAAGTTTGGTGATGATTTAAGCTCTTTTAGGGATAGTGTTGTAAAAGTTAATTCTTCAAAAACTACAGTTAATACTTTTGAAGTTGGGAAAGCTGGATTAAGTATAAGATCAGTAGTTCCTATTATTAATTACAATAAGGAACATTTAGGTTCATTAGAATTTATGCAAGGAGTAAATTCAGTAGCAAAAATTTTTGATAAAAGAAAAGATAATTTTTTATTACTAATGGATAATAAATTAGCTGTTGCCAAACTTGATGAAAAAAAACAATTTCATAATTACACAATTTCACAAAAATTTATTAATAAAGAGTTCCTAGATGATGCAAATAAAATAAATATAAAAAAACTTTTAGAAGAAAACTATTTAGTTAGTAATAAATATCTTTATACTTATACAACTTTAAAAGATTTTAATAATAAAGAAGTAGGTATTGCACTTGTAGCAAGACCTCTTAGTATTGTAAATGTAGCTATAGACAAAGCAACGTTTTTGATCTTTATTGCATTAATTATTCTTGTAATAGCATTACTAACTACAATGTTTATAAATATTTTCAATATGAAAAACTCAATAATAACTCCAATAAAAAGATTAAAAAAAGCAATAGATAATGTAAAAGAAGATAATAGTTCAAAACAAATACCAGTAGGTGTAAATGATGAAATAGGACAAGTTGTATCTAGTTTTAATGAATACTTAGATTCCATTGAAAAAGGTTTAAGACAAGATAGACTAGTAATAGATGAAACTAAACAAATAATTGAAAAAGTAAATTCTGGACTTTATAATGATAGAATAAAACAAAAAGCAGACTCTGAAGAAATCAATTCATTAGTAACAGAAATAAATAATATGATTGATAAAAGTAGAGAAAATCTTACAATATTATCTGAAACTTTAGTTGCTTTATCAAAAGCAAAATATGACCATAAAATACCAAACATAAAAAATAGTACAGGAATGATAGCTTCATTAATAAGTGGTACAAAAGTTACCCAATCAACAATGAATGAAGTAATGGCATTAATAGATTCATCAAATAGAAAATTAACATCAAGTGCTGATGAGTTAACAAGTGCATCTCAGGATTTAAGTAATTCATCAAATGAACAAGCAGCTGCACTTGAAGAAACAGCTGCTGCTATTGAAGAAATCACTTCAACTATAAATCAAAGTAATGAAAATACTTCTAAAATGGCAGAATATGCAAAGAAGGTAACTATTTCTACACAAGAAGGTAAAAATCTAGCTACCCAAACTTCAAAATCTATGGATGAATTAAATGAAGAAGTAACTACAATTCACGAAGCAATAACAGTAATTGACCAAATTGCATTTCAAACAAATATTTTATCACTTAATGCAGCTGTTGAAGCAGCAACAGCAGGAGAAGCAGGAAAAGGATTTGCTGTTGTTGCAGGGGAAGTAAGAAACCTAGCAAATAGATCAGCGGAAGCTGCAAAACAAATAAAAGAGTTAGTTGATAGTGCAACGCAAAAAGCAAAAACAGGAAAAAATGTAGCAGGAGAAATGATTCATGGATATAATGAATTAAATCATGATATTGAAACAACAATTGAATTAATAACTAGTGTTACAAATGCAACAAAAGAGCAAAATGAAGCAATGAATCAAATTAATGATACAGTAAACTCATTAGATAAAGCTACACAGCAAAATGCTTCTTTGGCTTCAAATATTTATGAAATGGCTCATGAAACAAAAGATTTAGCACTTCAACTTCAAGATGCTGTAAATAAAACAAGCTTTGATGCTAACTCTAAAAAAAGAATTTGTGAACCTAATTTAATATTCGACTTAAATAGTTTAAAATCAGACCATATTAACTTTAAAAATATGAATTTTAATCAATGTGCTCCAGGTAAAAACTTTACAGTAAAAAATCATCACGAATGCGATCTTGGTAAATGGATTGACCAAGTGGAGAAAGACCCTAATCAAAACTTTAGTAAAATGCCAGAGTGGGAAGACTTTAAGAATGCCCATGAAAAAGTTCACTCATTAGTTCAAAAAACTGTTAACTTATATGGGAATAAAGGTGAAAATAAAGAAATTTTTGAAACTACAGAAGATGTAGAGAAAAATATAAATTTAGTTTTTGATTATATTGATAAAATAAGAGAAAATAACTGTTCTTAA
- a CDS encoding TolC family protein gives MYKKVKKIIFLKMFIVIFASSLSATSLRDSVQEVINTNPNVIAERRNQEAFRKYVDERKGSYLPTIDIEAYYQDGKIRRNRDSVENDGKWETQNGYNAAIIFKQYIYDGGLTPAQVAETKYQELSNKYRSLNVIENTVLETVKAYNSLVQSDEILKLTESMIKVNEENLVTAKQQEEISGEVLETYQVSSKLHFTKDRYIEENETRTSSLATYYRLVGKEIKDKTCRPGIDETKLPKNLDEAIKVAVISNHKILEQIQKIKLQREKIAQANAAFLPTIDLELKASLDNDLELNEDGREDEKYARINLSWNLFNGNKDKTTSEQEKLFLQEQKKTLDDITAEVVAEVKSLYNKHYTLEKRINELKKYVAANVNIVEVYRDEFQAGTRTFVDILNAESELYESTKTLIEIEFSRLNNYYDLMYNLSGLTDSILYSSNQDCINIPPRVVEYKPKKNENTLEMELDGLISDEDSELIRKELELDK, from the coding sequence ATGTATAAGAAAGTCAAAAAAATTATTTTTTTGAAGATGTTTATTGTAATATTTGCTTCTTCTTTATCTGCTACAAGTTTAAGGGATAGTGTTCAAGAAGTAATAAATACAAATCCAAATGTAATTGCTGAAAGAAGAAATCAAGAAGCTTTTAGAAAATATGTTGATGAAAGAAAAGGAAGCTATCTTCCTACTATAGATATTGAAGCATATTATCAAGATGGAAAAATAAGAAGAAATAGAGATAGTGTAGAAAATGATGGAAAATGGGAAACACAAAATGGATATAATGCTGCAATTATATTTAAACAATATATATATGATGGAGGTTTAACCCCTGCACAAGTTGCAGAAACTAAATATCAAGAGCTATCTAATAAATATAGAAGTTTAAATGTTATTGAAAATACAGTATTAGAAACAGTAAAAGCATATAATTCTCTTGTACAATCAGATGAAATACTTAAATTAACAGAATCAATGATTAAAGTTAATGAAGAAAATTTAGTAACTGCAAAACAGCAAGAAGAAATTAGTGGCGAAGTTTTAGAAACTTATCAGGTTTCTTCTAAATTACATTTTACTAAAGATAGATATATAGAAGAAAATGAAACTAGAACAAGTTCTTTGGCTACATATTATAGATTAGTTGGAAAAGAAATAAAAGATAAAACATGTAGACCTGGAATTGATGAAACTAAATTACCTAAAAATTTAGATGAAGCTATTAAAGTAGCAGTTATTTCAAATCATAAAATATTAGAACAAATTCAAAAAATTAAATTACAAAGAGAAAAAATCGCCCAAGCAAATGCAGCTTTTTTACCTACTATTGACTTAGAACTTAAAGCTTCTTTAGATAATGATTTAGAACTAAATGAAGACGGAAGAGAAGATGAAAAGTATGCGAGAATAAATTTAAGCTGGAATTTGTTTAATGGAAATAAAGATAAAACTACTTCAGAACAAGAAAAACTATTTTTACAAGAACAAAAGAAAACTTTAGATGATATAACAGCAGAAGTTGTAGCGGAAGTAAAGTCTTTATATAATAAACATTATACATTGGAAAAAAGAATTAATGAATTGAAAAAATATGTAGCAGCAAATGTTAATATTGTAGAGGTTTATAGAGATGAGTTTCAAGCTGGTACAAGAACCTTTGTTGATATTCTAAATGCAGAAAGTGAATTGTATGAATCTACAAAAACTTTGATAGAAATAGAATTTTCTCGTTTAAATAATTATTATGATTTAATGTATAATCTTTCTGGTTTAACTGATTCGATTTTATATTCATCAAACCAAGATTGTATAAATATTCCTCCAAGAGTGGTTGAATATAAACCTAAGAAAAATGAGAATACTTTGGAAATGGAGTTAGACGGATTAATTAGTGATGAGGATAGTGAGTTAATAAGAAAAGAATTAGAACTAGATAAATAG
- a CDS encoding transporter substrate-binding domain-containing protein, with amino-acid sequence MKKILALLIIPLFLINIFAKEIELTKEEKQFLEKHKTITLGTDKSWIPYVIKTDAETIIGYDVSILNKINKLTGSNFQLQLGEWNNIVTKAKNKKIDGLSTSIAHKEREKYFNFSKPYINTYRILIVSSKNKDISSKKDLKDKVVAIQKGNLLDKKIATKWGAKILEVENTKELIDYLIKEKVDALIGNETSSYFFEKSKLNYIKTIDIFNNYPVNLVFSIRKDWPEAISILNKGLDAITEIEKLSLRSEWFATLKIQDKKRINQTNLIDKEINFLNSIKELKVCIDPNWMPLEKNEKGKHIGMTADYLKIIESKLDLPIKFFPTKTWTESLEAIKEKKCDILSLAIPTEEREKFLNFTQAYLETPLIIATRIDELFVDDISSVKEKIAIVENYAYSEILKKNYPHLNLISVKDIKEGLEKVAKKEVFGFIGVLSTVGYNIQKDYFGQLKIAGKFDEKWKLGIAVQKDIPILVGILNKTIASISEEQHQMIRNKWLTVKFENDLPEYFYEILILIITVLIIIILINVILSIEIKKRKKIENNLNRTISGARLGTWTWYINTNINIINERWAEILGYKKEEIENKDHTSFIIEEDREKVKKSLERHFEGLTKNFEAQFRMKAKDGSIKWILSNGSVVKRDNNGNPEIIAGIHQDITKSKELEIELQKQNEFIVQQSRQAAMGEMLENIAHQWRQPLSVITTSASGVKLRTELNSLSKEELFEFMDQILKSGKFLSNTIEDFRNFFKKDKESIRIETKELISKSLQFLQSKIANRDIEIIYNITEEEIYGYENELIQALINIFNNAVDSLEKYEGNRYIFVNIYEEDKDTCIINIKDNGKGIEENIIKRVFEPYFTTKHQSQGTGIGLFMTKEIIEKHFNGKISVQNEKFNFKDEEYLGASFYIKIPKSVDDNEII; translated from the coding sequence ATGAAAAAAATTTTAGCTTTACTGATAATTCCTCTATTTTTAATTAATATTTTTGCAAAAGAAATAGAATTAACAAAAGAAGAGAAGCAATTTTTAGAAAAACATAAAACTATTACATTAGGGACAGATAAATCTTGGATTCCATATGTGATTAAAACTGATGCTGAAACTATTATTGGTTATGATGTCTCTATTTTAAATAAAATAAATAAACTAACTGGCTCAAATTTTCAACTACAGCTTGGAGAATGGAATAATATAGTTACTAAAGCAAAAAATAAAAAAATAGATGGACTTAGTACTAGTATTGCGCATAAAGAAAGAGAAAAATATTTTAATTTTTCTAAACCTTATATTAATACTTATCGGATTTTAATTGTATCTTCAAAAAACAAAGATATCTCTTCAAAAAAAGATTTAAAAGACAAAGTAGTTGCAATACAAAAAGGAAATTTATTAGATAAAAAGATTGCTACAAAATGGGGAGCAAAAATTCTTGAAGTTGAAAATACTAAAGAATTAATTGACTACTTAATAAAAGAAAAAGTAGATGCTTTAATAGGAAATGAAACCTCAAGTTATTTTTTTGAAAAAAGTAAGTTAAACTATATTAAAACTATTGATATTTTTAATAATTATCCTGTAAACCTTGTATTTTCTATTAGAAAAGACTGGCCAGAAGCAATTTCTATTCTAAATAAAGGATTAGATGCAATTACTGAAATTGAGAAGCTTTCCTTAAGAAGTGAGTGGTTTGCAACTCTAAAAATACAAGACAAAAAAAGAATAAATCAAACAAATTTAATAGATAAAGAAATAAACTTTTTAAATTCTATCAAAGAGTTAAAAGTCTGTATTGATCCAAACTGGATGCCTTTAGAAAAAAATGAAAAAGGAAAACATATAGGTATGACTGCTGATTACCTAAAAATTATAGAGTCAAAACTAGACCTACCAATAAAATTTTTCCCTACAAAAACTTGGACTGAATCTCTTGAAGCAATAAAAGAAAAGAAATGTGATATTTTATCTTTAGCCATTCCAACAGAAGAAAGAGAAAAATTCCTTAACTTTACACAAGCTTATTTAGAAACACCTTTAATAATTGCAACAAGAATAGATGAACTCTTTGTAGATGATATTTCATCAGTAAAAGAAAAAATTGCAATAGTAGAAAACTATGCCTATTCAGAAATCTTAAAGAAAAACTATCCTCACTTAAATCTTATTTCAGTAAAAGATATAAAAGAAGGTCTAGAAAAAGTTGCTAAAAAAGAAGTATTTGGCTTTATTGGTGTGCTTTCAACAGTAGGATACAATATACAAAAAGACTATTTTGGTCAATTAAAAATTGCTGGAAAATTTGATGAAAAATGGAAATTAGGAATTGCTGTACAAAAAGACATTCCTATTCTAGTAGGAATATTAAATAAAACTATAGCTTCAATAAGTGAAGAACAACATCAAATGATAAGGAATAAATGGTTAACAGTAAAATTTGAAAATGATTTACCAGAATATTTTTATGAAATATTAATTCTTATAATAACAGTACTAATAATAATAATCCTAATAAACGTAATTTTATCTATAGAAATAAAAAAGAGAAAAAAAATTGAAAATAATTTAAATAGAACAATTTCAGGAGCAAGACTTGGAACTTGGACTTGGTATATAAATACAAATATTAATATTATAAATGAAAGATGGGCTGAAATTTTAGGATATAAAAAAGAAGAAATTGAAAATAAAGACCATACTTCTTTTATTATAGAAGAGGACAGAGAAAAAGTAAAGAAATCTTTAGAAAGACATTTTGAGGGACTTACAAAAAATTTTGAGGCACAGTTTAGAATGAAAGCTAAAGATGGTTCTATAAAATGGATTTTATCAAATGGAAGTGTTGTAAAAAGAGACAATAATGGAAATCCAGAAATAATTGCAGGAATCCATCAAGATATAACCAAGAGTAAAGAGCTTGAAATTGAACTTCAAAAACAAAATGAATTTATTGTACAACAATCAAGACAAGCAGCAATGGGAGAAATGCTTGAAAATATTGCTCACCAATGGAGACAACCTTTATCAGTAATCACTACTTCAGCAAGTGGTGTGAAACTAAGAACTGAACTTAATAGTTTATCAAAAGAAGAATTATTCGAGTTTATGGATCAAATCCTAAAAAGTGGTAAATTTCTTTCAAATACAATAGAAGATTTTAGGAATTTTTTTAAAAAAGATAAAGAATCAATAAGAATAGAGACAAAAGAATTAATCTCAAAATCTTTACAGTTTTTACAATCAAAAATTGCAAATAGAGATATTGAAATAATATACAATATCACAGAAGAAGAAATTTATGGATATGAAAATGAATTAATTCAAGCATTAATAAATATTTTCAATAATGCTGTAGATTCTTTAGAAAAGTATGAAGGGAACAGATATATATTTGTAAATATTTATGAAGAAGATAAAGATACTTGTATTATAAATATTAAAGACAATGGAAAAGGTATAGAAGAAAACATTATAAAAAGAGTATTTGAACCATATTTTACAACAAAACATCAAAGTCAAGGGACAGGAATAGGATTATTTATGACAAAAGAAATAATAGAAAAGCATTTTAATGGTAAAATATCTGTTCAAAATGAAAAGTTTAACTTTAAAGATGAAGAATATCTTGGAGCTAGCTTTTATATAAAAATTCCTAAAAGCGTGGATGACAATGAAATTATTTAA